In one window of Janthinobacterium sp. 1_2014MBL_MicDiv DNA:
- a CDS encoding DUF4198 domain-containing protein: MLKQLNKPLLALALAGLAMNAHAHRGWMVPSSTMVESKDAWVTVDAAVSDGLFEIDHQPLRLDALQVIGPDGAKVAPANTVTGRLRSVFDVKMEKPGTYKAAIVSQNVMASYKQNGEQKRFRGNEETFKKDLPADAQDVKVTRTAARLETFFSNGETSTEVFKPTGVGLEFVPVTHPNDLRAGEKATWRFLVDGKPAANQAFSLVPGGVRYRGVLGEIRQSTDAKGEITFTVPAAGMYYLSSTWPAAAPAAAGQAPAMPERRMTYAATVEVLPQ, encoded by the coding sequence ATGTTGAAACAACTGAACAAGCCATTGCTCGCGCTGGCCCTGGCCGGCCTGGCCATGAACGCCCACGCCCACCGTGGCTGGATGGTGCCATCGAGCACGATGGTGGAAAGCAAGGACGCCTGGGTGACGGTGGATGCCGCCGTCTCCGACGGCCTGTTCGAGATCGACCACCAGCCGCTGCGCCTGGACGCTCTGCAAGTCATCGGCCCGGACGGCGCGAAAGTGGCGCCGGCGAACACCGTCACGGGCCGTCTGCGCAGCGTCTTCGACGTCAAGATGGAAAAGCCGGGTACCTACAAGGCGGCCATCGTGTCGCAGAACGTGATGGCCAGCTACAAGCAAAATGGCGAACAGAAGCGCTTCCGCGGCAACGAGGAAACCTTCAAGAAAGACTTGCCGGCCGATGCGCAAGACGTGAAAGTCACGCGCACGGCAGCGCGCCTGGAAACCTTCTTCAGCAATGGCGAAACCAGCACGGAAGTATTCAAGCCGACGGGCGTGGGCCTGGAATTCGTGCCGGTCACCCATCCGAACGACTTGCGCGCGGGTGAGAAAGCCACATGGCGTTTCCTGGTCGACGGCAAGCCGGCGGCGAATCAGGCGTTCAGCCTCGTGCCAGGCGGCGTGCGCTATCGCGGCGTGCTCGGCGAAATCCGCCAGAGCACGGATGCCAAGGGCGAAATCACCTTCACCGTGCCGGCCGCCGGCATGTATTACCTGAGCAGCACCTGGCCTGCAGCCGCTCCGGCAGCCGCCGGCCAGGCACCAGCCATGCCCGAGCGCCGCATGACGTACGCGGCCACCGTGGAAGTGCTGCCGCAGTAA